In a genomic window of Pseudoxanthomonas indica:
- the msrQ gene encoding protein-methionine-sulfoxide reductase heme-binding subunit MsrQ has protein sequence MVLSPERSGARTKARPKRRASAGLIAAKTLVHALALTPLAILAWQFWSVLQTGSDALGADPVAEIEHRTGLWALRLLMITLAITPLRQLTGQAVLIRFRRMLGLYAFFYACVHLSVYLVLDLQGYWAQIFEEIAKRPYITVGFTAWLLLLPLAITSTQGWIRRLGRRWGQLHKAIYAVGVLAVLHFWWLVKSDIREPALYAGILAVLLGWRAVRWFNQRRTAAAR, from the coding sequence ATGGTATTGAGCCCGGAGCGCTCCGGCGCCAGAACCAAAGCCCGGCCGAAGCGGCGTGCCTCGGCTGGACTGATCGCCGCCAAGACCCTGGTGCATGCGCTGGCATTGACGCCGCTGGCGATCCTGGCCTGGCAGTTCTGGTCGGTGCTGCAGACCGGCAGCGATGCACTGGGCGCCGACCCGGTGGCCGAGATCGAACACCGCACCGGCCTGTGGGCGCTGCGGTTGTTGATGATCACCCTGGCGATCACGCCGCTGCGCCAGCTCACCGGCCAGGCGGTGCTGATCCGGTTTCGACGCATGCTCGGCCTCTACGCATTTTTCTATGCCTGCGTCCATCTGAGCGTCTACCTGGTGCTGGACCTGCAGGGCTACTGGGCGCAGATCTTCGAAGAGATCGCCAAGCGTCCTTACATCACCGTCGGCTTCACCGCGTGGCTGCTGCTGTTGCCGCTGGCCATCACCTCCACCCAGGGCTGGATCCGCCGGCTGGGGCGTCGCTGGGGGCAACTGCACAAGGCCATCTACGCCGTCGGCGTGCTGGCCGTCCTGCACTTCTGGTGGCTGGTGAAATCCGACATCCGCGAACCGGCGCTGTACGCCGGCATCCTGGCGGTCCTGCTGGGCT
- the msrP gene encoding protein-methionine-sulfoxide reductase catalytic subunit MsrP: MSLRDALRIPSSQITDEAVYRDRRRLLQFLSLSPALALSGCADAEPPPAPASAAITPAQARSGFKTNEPLTRYQDVTTYNNFYEFGTGKADPSTARKTLKTRPWSVAVGGACAKPGTLSLEDLLKGQTPEERVYRLRCVEGWSMVIPWLGVPLAAVLKQFQPTSQAKYVAFTTLADPLQMPGIAYRSIEWPYKEGLRIDEAMHPLAFLATGLYGKPLPQQNGAPLRLVVPWKYGFKSIKSIVAINFVERMPETAWHELQPSEYGFFSNVNPNVDHPRWSQKTERRIAGTTNRVFAERIPTRLFNGYADQVASMYAGLDLKKWY; this comes from the coding sequence ATGTCCCTGCGCGATGCGCTGAGGATTCCCTCCTCCCAAATTACCGACGAAGCGGTCTACCGGGATCGTCGTCGCCTGCTGCAGTTCCTGTCGCTGAGCCCGGCGCTGGCGCTGTCCGGCTGTGCCGATGCGGAGCCGCCGCCGGCGCCCGCCAGCGCCGCCATCACTCCCGCGCAGGCGCGTTCGGGGTTCAAGACCAACGAGCCGCTGACCCGCTACCAGGACGTCACCACCTACAACAACTTCTACGAGTTCGGCACCGGCAAGGCCGATCCTTCCACCGCGCGCAAGACACTCAAGACGCGGCCCTGGTCGGTGGCCGTGGGCGGTGCCTGCGCCAAGCCGGGCACGTTGTCGCTGGAGGATCTGCTAAAGGGGCAGACACCAGAAGAGCGCGTCTACCGCCTGCGCTGCGTGGAAGGCTGGTCGATGGTCATCCCCTGGCTGGGGGTGCCGCTGGCCGCGGTCCTGAAGCAGTTCCAGCCCACGTCGCAGGCCAAGTACGTCGCCTTCACCACCCTGGCCGACCCGCTGCAGATGCCCGGCATCGCCTACCGCTCCATCGAGTGGCCGTACAAGGAAGGCCTGCGCATCGATGAAGCGATGCATCCGCTGGCGTTCCTGGCCACCGGGCTGTATGGCAAACCGTTGCCGCAACAGAACGGAGCCCCGTTGCGGCTGGTGGTCCCGTGGAAGTACGGCTTCAAGTCCATCAAGTCGATCGTGGCGATCAACTTCGTCGAGCGCATGCCGGAAACCGCCTGGCACGAACTCCAGCCGTCCGAGTACGGCTTCTTCTCCAACGTCAATCCGAACGTTGACCATCCGCGCTGGAGCCAGAAGACCGAACGCCGGATCGCCGGCACCACCAACCGGGTCTTTGCCGAACGCATCCCCACCCGGCTGTTCAACGGCTACGCCGATCAGGTCGCCTCGATGTACGCGGGCCTGGATTTGAAGAAATGGTATTGA
- the serC gene encoding 3-phosphoserine/phosphohydroxythreonine transaminase, which yields MTRAYNFSAGPATLPEAVLRQAQADMLEWNGIGASIVEISHRSADFIAVAAQAEADLRKLLWIPDDYAVLFLSGGATTLQALLPLNLATAGQTVDYVVSGHWGKTAIKQARPYVKVQVAADGEPGGFHDIPARESWQLSDDAAYVHITANETIHGLEYRYTPDVGTVPLVADFSSSIASEPLDVSRYGVIYAGAQKNLGPVGISVAIVRRDLLERSGQPRADIFDFRSHAARDSMLNTPPTWNWYMLGLTVKWMLDEGGVEEFARRNAAKSALVYQAIDGSGGFYRNDIAHAVRSRMNIPFFLPDEDLTARFVSESKQAGLLALKGHKAVGGIRASLYNALPVAGAQALADFMRDFQQRNG from the coding sequence ATGACGCGCGCGTACAACTTCAGTGCCGGACCCGCCACGCTCCCCGAGGCCGTGCTCCGCCAGGCCCAGGCCGACATGCTGGAATGGAACGGAATTGGCGCGTCCATCGTCGAGATCAGTCACCGCAGCGCCGACTTCATCGCCGTGGCCGCGCAGGCCGAGGCCGACCTGCGCAAGCTGCTGTGGATTCCGGATGACTACGCAGTGCTGTTCCTGTCCGGCGGCGCCACCACCCTGCAGGCGCTGCTGCCGCTCAACCTGGCCACGGCCGGCCAGACGGTCGACTACGTGGTCAGTGGCCACTGGGGCAAGACCGCCATCAAGCAGGCGCGGCCCTACGTCAAGGTGCAGGTGGCCGCCGATGGCGAACCCGGTGGTTTCCACGACATCCCGGCGCGCGAGAGCTGGCAGCTCAGCGACGACGCCGCCTACGTGCACATCACCGCCAACGAAACCATCCACGGCCTGGAGTATCGCTACACGCCGGACGTGGGCACGGTGCCGCTGGTGGCCGACTTCAGTTCCAGCATCGCCTCCGAGCCGCTCGACGTGTCGCGCTATGGCGTGATCTACGCCGGCGCGCAGAAGAACCTGGGGCCGGTGGGGATTTCGGTGGCGATCGTCCGCCGCGATCTGCTCGAGCGCAGCGGCCAGCCGCGCGCCGACATCTTCGATTTCCGCTCGCATGCCGCGCGCGATTCCATGCTCAACACCCCGCCGACCTGGAACTGGTACATGCTCGGGCTGACGGTGAAGTGGATGCTGGACGAAGGCGGGGTGGAGGAATTTGCCCGCCGCAATGCGGCCAAGTCGGCGCTGGTCTACCAGGCCATCGACGGCTCCGGTGGCTTCTACCGCAATGACATCGCCCACGCGGTACGTTCGCGCATGAACATCCCGTTCTTCCTGCCGGACGAGGATCTGACCGCGCGTTTTGTCAGCGAGTCCAAACAGGCCGGCTTGCTGGCGCTGAAGGGCCACAAGGCCGTAGGCGGCATCCGCGCTTCGCTCTACAACGCCCTGCCGGTGGCGGGCGCGCAGGCGCTGGCCGATTTCATGCGCGATTTCCAGCAGCGCAATGGTTGA
- the pheA gene encoding prephenate dehydratase, protein MAAKPRKPASKAGKSAARPSTPNKPAAAKADAPAIAAPVLADVRAKIDGIDRQIQELIAERANFAHQVGKAKGKLAAAVDYYRPEREAQVLRMVVDRNEGPLSDEVLVHVFREIMSACLAQQEPLKIGYLGPEGTFSQQAVLKHFGRSAHGLPLASIEEVFQEVESGNADFGVVPVENSGQGTIQVTLDMFLTSNLKICGEVELRVHQFLLSRSGRIEDIERIFGHPQSFAQTSGWLRANLPKVEKIPVSSNAEGARRARNADDAACIAGESAGHVYGLKKVVMSSIQDDKDNTTRFLVIGRSIFPPSGHDRTSVLVFIHDKPGALFDVLSPFARHGISMNRIESRPSHHAKWEYGFFIDLAGHVDDEAMKQALAELQAHSAQIKILGSYPVAVP, encoded by the coding sequence ATGGCTGCCAAGCCCCGCAAACCCGCAAGCAAGGCCGGCAAGTCCGCGGCCAGGCCCAGCACACCCAACAAGCCGGCGGCCGCCAAGGCCGACGCACCGGCCATCGCCGCACCGGTGCTGGCCGATGTACGCGCCAAGATCGATGGCATCGATCGCCAGATCCAGGAGTTGATCGCCGAGCGCGCCAACTTCGCCCACCAGGTCGGCAAGGCCAAGGGTAAGCTGGCGGCGGCGGTAGATTACTACCGCCCCGAGCGCGAAGCGCAGGTGCTGCGCATGGTGGTGGATCGCAACGAAGGCCCGCTCAGCGATGAAGTGCTGGTGCATGTCTTCCGCGAGATCATGTCGGCCTGCCTGGCCCAGCAGGAGCCGTTGAAGATCGGCTACCTCGGTCCGGAAGGCACCTTCAGCCAGCAGGCCGTGCTCAAGCACTTCGGCCGGTCGGCACATGGCCTGCCGCTGGCCAGCATCGAGGAAGTGTTCCAGGAAGTGGAAAGCGGCAACGCCGATTTCGGCGTGGTGCCGGTGGAGAATTCGGGGCAGGGCACGATCCAGGTCACCCTGGACATGTTCCTGACCTCCAACCTGAAAATCTGTGGCGAAGTCGAACTGCGCGTGCACCAGTTCCTGCTCTCGCGCAGCGGCCGCATCGAGGACATCGAACGGATCTTCGGCCACCCGCAATCCTTCGCCCAGACCTCCGGCTGGCTGCGCGCCAACCTGCCCAAGGTCGAGAAGATTCCGGTCTCCAGCAATGCCGAGGGCGCACGTCGCGCGCGCAATGCCGATGACGCCGCCTGTATTGCCGGCGAGAGCGCGGGCCATGTGTATGGCCTGAAGAAAGTGGTGATGAGCTCGATCCAGGATGACAAGGACAACACCACCCGCTTCCTGGTGATCGGCCGCAGCATCTTCCCGCCGTCGGGGCACGACCGCACCTCGGTGCTGGTGTTCATCCACGACAAGCCGGGCGCCTTGTTCGACGTGCTCAGCCCGTTCGCCCGCCATGGCATCAGCATGAACCGGATCGAATCGCGGCCCTCGCACCATGCCAAGTGGGAGTACGGCTTCTTCATCGATCTGGCTGGCCATGTGGACGATGAAGCGATGAAACAGGCGCTGGCGGAACTGCAGGCGCATTCGGCGCAGATCAAGATCCTGGGTTCGTATCCGGTCGCGGTGCCGTAA
- the aroA gene encoding 3-phosphoshikimate 1-carboxyvinyltransferase encodes MTQKIDWLASPGTPLRGELSIPGDKSVSHRAIMFAALADGTSHIDGFLEGEDTRATAAIFQRLGVRIETPSASQRIVHGVGIDGLRGSDSPLDCGNAGTGMRLLAGVLAAQSFDSVLVGDASLSGRPMRRVTGPLSKMGARIETEEGGLPPLRIHGGQALQGIDYTLEVASAQVKSAVLLAGLYAQGETVVHEPHPTRDYTERMLAAFGADIEFSPGHARLRGGQRLRATDVVVPADFSSAAFFLVAASVVPGSELRLRAVGLNPRRTGLLSALRLMGADIREENRAEQGGEPVADLLVRHAPLRGVEVPEALVPDMIDEFPALFVAAACAEGPTVVRGAAELRVKESDRLGTMAAGLRSLGLQVDETPDGATIHPGALQGGGIDSHGDHRIAMSFAIAGQRAQAPVKVGDVANVATSFPGFDRLARGAGFGLQNA; translated from the coding sequence ATGACGCAGAAAATTGATTGGCTCGCATCCCCCGGCACCCCCTTGCGCGGGGAGCTGAGCATCCCCGGCGACAAGTCGGTCTCGCACCGGGCGATCATGTTCGCCGCCCTGGCCGATGGCACCTCGCACATCGATGGCTTCCTGGAAGGCGAAGACACCCGCGCCACCGCAGCCATCTTCCAGCGCCTGGGCGTGCGCATCGAGACGCCGTCGGCCTCGCAACGCATCGTCCACGGTGTGGGCATCGATGGACTGCGTGGCAGCGATTCTCCGCTGGATTGCGGCAATGCCGGCACCGGCATGCGCCTGCTGGCCGGTGTGTTGGCCGCGCAGTCCTTCGACAGCGTGCTGGTGGGCGATGCCTCGCTGTCCGGCCGGCCCATGCGCCGCGTCACCGGTCCGTTGTCGAAGATGGGTGCACGCATCGAGACCGAAGAAGGTGGGCTGCCGCCGTTGCGCATCCATGGTGGCCAGGCCTTGCAGGGCATCGACTACACGCTGGAAGTGGCCAGCGCGCAGGTGAAGTCCGCGGTGTTGCTGGCCGGCCTGTACGCGCAGGGCGAAACGGTGGTGCACGAACCGCATCCGACCCGCGACTACACCGAGCGCATGCTCGCCGCGTTCGGCGCCGACATCGAGTTCTCGCCGGGCCATGCGCGCCTGCGTGGCGGTCAGCGCCTGCGCGCCACCGATGTGGTGGTGCCGGCGGATTTCTCTTCGGCCGCATTTTTCCTGGTGGCGGCCAGCGTGGTGCCGGGCTCGGAACTGCGTCTGCGCGCAGTGGGTTTGAATCCGCGTCGCACCGGCTTGCTGTCGGCGTTGCGCCTGATGGGCGCCGACATCCGCGAAGAGAACCGCGCCGAGCAGGGCGGTGAACCGGTGGCCGACCTGCTGGTCCGCCATGCCCCGTTGCGTGGCGTGGAAGTGCCTGAAGCGCTGGTGCCGGACATGATTGACGAGTTCCCCGCGCTGTTTGTCGCCGCGGCCTGCGCCGAAGGCCCGACCGTCGTGCGCGGCGCGGCCGAACTGCGGGTCAAGGAATCCGATCGCCTGGGCACCATGGCCGCAGGGCTGCGCAGCCTGGGCTTGCAAGTGGATGAAACGCCGGATGGCGCCACGATTCATCCGGGCGCCCTGCAGGGTGGCGGCATCGACAGTCACGGCGATCACCGCATCGCCATGTCGTTCGCCATCGCCGGCCAGCGTGCGCAGGCGCCGGTGAAGGTGGGCGATGTGGCCAATGTCGCCACTTCGTTTCCGGGCTTCGACCGCCTGGCGCGGGGTGCAGGTTTCGGATTGCAGAACGCCTGA
- a CDS encoding energy transducer TonB gives MSQPHTEWNAPANDGNPNRVHDTTVLDTTPRERSGSMALLWLLALVAVAAAGLAWYKQSSIDTTPLATTPTPIVIPAEETATAKQDADRSQQRRAAEARRTTAAVTPRATAPRPLASNPTPRYPSEALRAGVGGTVMVRASVDANGVPTDVAVVERSGHRELDRAALGAVRKWRFEPAMRNGKAVSSTVQVPVDFKPI, from the coding sequence ATGTCGCAGCCGCATACCGAATGGAACGCACCCGCCAACGACGGGAACCCGAACCGCGTGCACGACACCACCGTCCTTGATACGACGCCGCGCGAGCGCAGCGGCTCGATGGCGTTGCTGTGGTTGCTCGCGCTGGTGGCCGTCGCCGCCGCCGGCCTGGCTTGGTACAAGCAGAGCAGCATCGACACCACGCCGTTGGCCACGACGCCGACACCGATCGTGATCCCGGCTGAAGAAACCGCGACAGCCAAGCAGGACGCCGATCGCAGTCAGCAGCGTCGCGCCGCAGAGGCTCGCCGCACCACCGCTGCCGTGACACCGCGCGCGACCGCGCCGCGTCCGCTGGCCAGCAATCCGACCCCGCGTTATCCGTCAGAAGCCCTGCGCGCTGGCGTGGGTGGCACGGTGATGGTGCGTGCCTCGGTGGATGCCAATGGCGTGCCGACCGACGTGGCCGTGGTCGAACGCAGCGGTCATCGCGAACTGGATCGCGCCGCCCTGGGCGCCGTGCGCAAGTGGCGCTTTGAACCGGCCATGCGCAATGGCAAGGCCGTGAGCAGCACGGTGCAGGTGCCGGTGGACTTCAAGCCCATCTAA
- a CDS encoding TonB family protein, with the protein MSASESEFVFRLPRRTLQIAAIAFGIGFLLFVIVWLRGRNDGFYQPQATPEGPKTVVEALPEPLPARGGASGMEEPTSEGNETPQLVEVAPMPESIEDDEATAAPSAEETSAAPPPALATGDVAEIQIEQSPPPAYPASAMRRGESGIAMVRVDVGVDGLPSNVAIETGSGSRELDRAALDAVRKWHFRAAQRDGQPIPSSVVVPVEFKLQ; encoded by the coding sequence ATGTCCGCTTCGGAGTCCGAGTTCGTGTTCCGCCTGCCCCGCCGCACCCTGCAGATTGCCGCCATCGCCTTTGGCATCGGCTTCCTGCTGTTCGTCATCGTCTGGCTGCGCGGCCGCAATGATGGCTTCTATCAGCCGCAGGCCACACCGGAAGGCCCCAAGACCGTGGTGGAAGCCCTGCCCGAACCGCTGCCCGCCCGCGGCGGCGCCAGTGGCATGGAAGAGCCCACCAGCGAAGGCAACGAAACCCCGCAGCTGGTGGAAGTGGCGCCAATGCCCGAGTCCATCGAGGACGACGAGGCCACGGCCGCGCCGAGTGCCGAGGAGACCAGCGCAGCGCCCCCTCCCGCGTTGGCGACCGGCGACGTGGCCGAAATCCAGATTGAACAAAGCCCGCCACCGGCCTATCCGGCATCGGCGATGCGACGCGGTGAAAGCGGCATCGCGATGGTGCGCGTGGACGTGGGCGTGGACGGCCTGCCCAGCAATGTCGCCATCGAAACCGGCAGCGGATCGCGCGAGCTGGATCGCGCTGCCTTGGACGCCGTGCGCAAGTGGCACTTCCGCGCCGCGCAACGCGATGGTCAGCCGATACCCTCGAGCGTCGTGGTCCCGGTCGAATTCAAATTGCAGTGA
- the serS gene encoding serine--tRNA ligase yields MLDPALLRTQTADLAQRLKDSRGFDLDVSRLGELEASRKQIQKRTEELQNLRNTRSKAIGQAKAKGEDVAPLMAEVAGFGEELKASEVKLDDIRRDIEAIALGIPNLPHASVPVGADESANAEQHRWGTPRVFDFPVQDHVELGARHGWLDGDTAAKLSGARFTVLRGQLARLHRALAQFMLDLHTQEHGYEETNVPLIVNADSLYGTGQLPKFEEDMFATHLGEHKRYLISTSEIPLTNTVREEILDDARLPLRMTAHSMCFRSEAGSGGRDVRGMIRQHQFEKVELVSIARPDESYAEHERMTRSAEVVLEKLGLPYRRMLLCTGDMGFSATKTYDLEVWIPSQDTYREISSCSNCEDFQARRMQARWRNPATGKPEPVHTLNGSGTAVGRALIAVMENYQNADGSITVPEVLRSYMGGIETIA; encoded by the coding sequence ATGCTTGATCCCGCCCTGCTCCGAACCCAGACCGCCGACCTGGCCCAGCGCCTGAAGGACAGCCGCGGCTTCGACCTGGATGTCAGTCGCCTGGGCGAACTGGAAGCATCGCGCAAGCAGATCCAGAAGCGCACCGAAGAATTGCAGAACCTGCGCAACACGCGCTCCAAGGCGATTGGCCAGGCCAAGGCCAAGGGCGAGGACGTGGCGCCGCTGATGGCGGAAGTGGCCGGATTCGGCGAAGAGCTCAAGGCCTCTGAGGTCAAGCTCGACGACATCCGCCGCGATATCGAAGCCATCGCGCTGGGCATCCCCAACCTGCCGCACGCCAGCGTGCCGGTGGGCGCGGACGAGTCGGCCAATGCCGAACAGCACCGCTGGGGCACGCCGCGTGTGTTCGATTTCCCGGTCCAGGATCATGTCGAACTGGGTGCGCGCCATGGCTGGCTCGATGGCGACACGGCGGCCAAGTTGTCCGGCGCCCGCTTCACCGTGCTGCGCGGCCAGCTGGCGCGCCTGCATCGCGCGCTGGCGCAGTTCATGCTCGACCTGCACACGCAGGAACACGGCTACGAAGAAACCAACGTGCCGCTGATCGTCAACGCCGACAGCCTGTACGGCACCGGCCAGCTGCCCAAGTTCGAAGAAGACATGTTCGCCACCCACCTGGGTGAGCACAAACGCTATCTGATCTCGACCTCGGAAATCCCGCTCACCAATACCGTGCGCGAGGAAATCCTCGACGACGCGCGCCTGCCGCTGCGGATGACCGCGCATTCGATGTGCTTCCGTTCCGAGGCCGGCAGCGGTGGCCGCGACGTGCGCGGCATGATCCGCCAGCACCAGTTCGAGAAGGTCGAGCTGGTCTCCATCGCCCGCCCGGACGAAAGCTACGCCGAGCATGAGCGCATGACCCGCAGCGCCGAGGTGGTGCTGGAAAAGCTGGGCCTGCCGTACCGCCGCATGCTGCTGTGCACGGGCGACATGGGGTTCTCGGCCACCAAGACCTACGATCTAGAAGTGTGGATTCCTTCGCAGGACACCTATCGGGAGATTTCCTCGTGCTCCAACTGCGAGGATTTCCAGGCCCGGCGCATGCAGGCGCGCTGGCGCAATCCGGCCACCGGCAAGCCCGAACCCGTGCACACGCTCAACGGTTCCGGCACGGCGGTCGGCCGCGCGCTGATTGCGGTGATGGAGAACTATCAGAACGCGGATGGTTCGATCACCGTGCCCGAGGTCCTGCGCTCCTACATGGGCGGCATCGAAACGATCGCCTGA
- a CDS encoding DNA alkylation repair protein → MAATKSALHSPAPVTAAQAVAKLKAQSSQTHREGLTRFGIPNEHALGVPMSTIQAIGKQIGRQPALVDPLWDTGIYEARSLVAFVADPLQLSATQMDRWCREFDNWAICDTLCFHLFDRSPHAWTKVKRWSARRGEFERRTAFALLASLAVHDKRASDAPFEAALELITAAAGDERNFVKKGVSWALRAIGHRNASLYGQALALARTLAASEDQAERWVGKDTLRDLNRPLVQKRHGKQAKAK, encoded by the coding sequence ATGGCCGCGACCAAGTCCGCGTTGCATTCGCCCGCGCCCGTCACCGCTGCGCAGGCCGTGGCCAAGCTCAAGGCCCAGTCCAGCCAGACCCACCGCGAGGGCCTCACCCGCTTCGGCATTCCCAACGAGCATGCGTTGGGCGTACCGATGTCGACCATCCAGGCGATTGGCAAGCAGATCGGTCGCCAGCCTGCGCTGGTCGATCCGCTGTGGGATACCGGCATCTACGAGGCGCGCTCGCTGGTGGCGTTCGTCGCCGACCCCCTGCAACTCAGCGCGACGCAGATGGATCGCTGGTGCCGCGAGTTCGACAACTGGGCGATCTGCGACACGCTCTGCTTCCACCTGTTTGATCGCAGCCCGCACGCCTGGACCAAGGTCAAGCGCTGGAGTGCGCGCCGTGGCGAATTCGAGCGGCGCACGGCCTTTGCCCTGCTGGCTAGCCTGGCGGTGCACGACAAACGCGCCAGCGACGCCCCGTTCGAAGCCGCCCTGGAGCTGATCACCGCAGCGGCGGGCGATGAGCGCAACTTCGTCAAGAAAGGCGTCAGTTGGGCCTTGCGCGCGATCGGCCATCGCAATGCCAGCCTGTATGGACAGGCGTTGGCGTTGGCCCGGACGCTGGCCGCATCAGAGGATCAGGCCGAACGCTGGGTGGGCAAGGACACCTTGCGCGATTTGAATCGACCGCTGGTGCAGAAGCGCCACGGCAAGCAGGCCAAAGCGAAGTAA